A genome region from Labilibaculum antarcticum includes the following:
- a CDS encoding type 1 glutamine amidotransferase domain-containing protein, producing MSITAGTLKILFVLTSHSQMGDTGHKTGFWVEEFANPYYTLVDQGVDVTIATPKGGVAPVDPTSDLPQNATEDTERFNKDKAVQKKINETIALADINFEDYDAVFYPGGHGPLWDLAEDATSAKLIEDFNAAKKPIAFVCHAPAALQHVKNAKGEFLVKGKKVTGFTNEEEEAVQLTNVVPFLVEDMLKEKGGIYSKGDNWAAYAVEDGNLITGQNPASSALVAEMLLKMLQKK from the coding sequence ATGTCTATAACAGCAGGTACTTTGAAAATATTATTCGTGTTAACATCTCATTCTCAAATGGGAGATACAGGACACAAAACAGGATTTTGGGTAGAAGAATTCGCAAATCCATATTACACATTAGTTGATCAGGGAGTTGATGTTACTATCGCAACACCAAAAGGAGGAGTCGCACCGGTTGATCCTACTTCTGACTTGCCTCAAAATGCTACTGAGGATACAGAGCGTTTTAATAAGGATAAGGCAGTTCAGAAAAAGATTAATGAAACCATTGCTTTGGCAGATATCAATTTTGAAGATTACGATGCGGTATTCTATCCTGGCGGACATGGTCCTCTTTGGGATTTGGCGGAAGATGCAACTTCAGCGAAATTAATTGAGGATTTTAATGCGGCTAAGAAACCAATTGCTTTTGTTTGTCATGCACCTGCAGCCTTGCAGCACGTGAAAAATGCAAAAGGAGAATTCTTGGTGAAAGGCAAAAAAGTGACTGGATTTACCAATGAAGAAGAGGAGGCTGTTCAGTTGACCAATGTGGTACCTTTCTTAGTGGAGGATATGCTAAAAGAGAAGGGTGGAATTTACAGTAAAGGTGACAATTGGGCTGCTTATGCGGTTGAAGATGGTAATTTAATTACAGGTCAGAATCCTGCATCATCAGCACTTGTAGCTGAAATGTTATTGAAAATGCTTCAAAAGAAGTAA
- a CDS encoding alpha-2-macroglobulin family protein, with the protein MRKSFYLLLSLAILIPAMFSCKDKKSVKQKVDPGFGQYISAFTSGVVSAESVIQIRLVNDYDKKIESGQELEEGIVSITPSIKGKVYWKDPRCFEFRPESRMKSGTQYLVNVKLSELMEVPSEFANLRFNFQTIKQSFALTGEGLQSYDKTNMLYQKYKGYITTADVIFDDEIESVLTASLNSQKKNIEWMHSADGKQHHFVVDSLKREEEKGELNLEWNGSSIGVDEKGDKEVEIPALNVFKVMSAKVIQQPEQYLSIRFSDPLQKDQELNGLIRIEGVSSLKFIVEGNEVRVYPSYRLSGTKTVRFEEGIKNAMEYALTESKKMELTFEDIKPAVRLIGKGVISPSSQGLILPFEAVSLKAVDLRVVEIFENNVHQFLQDNRMGESDNIKRVARLILQKKIDLGTNRAVDLRKWNAYTLDISNYIDVKPGSIYRLELRFRKEYAMYACGSEEQAEDQLINMDDLVAEQQWENEMNEWDNPGWYQSYYYPSGYTWREEDNPCHVSYYYSGRFVSRNIFASDLGIIAKGGNDNSITFAVSNLITAEPEASVELEVYNYQNQLMARSKTDKDGLTKVQLNRKPFLLVAKKGNQRAYLRLDDGSSLSLSNFDVGGQVVQKGIKGYLYGERGVWRPGDNLYLTFVLEDSENLLPDNHPVVFELINPQGKTVTQKVSTGGVKGFYSFVTPTNSEAPTGNWLARIKVGGATFTKTIKIETVKPNRLKIKLDFESEVLKSSLANQKANLEVKWLHGAIARDLKSNISLRLTPTKTSFDKYTRYTFDDPSKEFYADEQIIFDGKVDQDGKAVVDLNLKGNKSAPGMLNANFITRVFEKGGDFSIDMQRVKFAPYQSFVGIKMPESERGWYLTDTDHEVEIATVNSDGVPVDRKELEVKVYKIDWRWWWDAGEENLASYISRSSTRIVSHKKLSTKQGKATFKLNIEYNDWNDYGRYLIRVTDPVSGHSTGETAYFSKWYGRTPEGMPGNASMLSFTSDKDKYQVGEKATVTIPSSKSGKALVSIETGAKVLQAFWVDTKLKESEFSFDITPEMAPNAYVSVTLIQPHAQTENDLPIRMYGVIPILVEDPNTRLSPVIKMPDVLEPEKEFEVTVSEKDGKAMTYTLAVVDDGLLDLTRFKTPNPWNTFYAREALGVKTWDMYDFVMGAFGARLEKAFAIGGDEDAGNKKQAKANRFKPVVMFYGPYTLHAGDSKLHKITMPNYVGSVRTMVVAGDNGAYGSAEKTSPVRKPLMILATLPRVLGPAESVKLPVTVFAMDPKIKNVKVRIEPNEFLISESGLEKSLVFKETGEQVIDFDLKVASKLGIAKVKVFAESGNVKTTYEIELDVRNPNPRVVNVNDTLLEAGESWADLLNLPGMKGTNKGILELSSIPPIDFGRRLEYLIGYPHGCIEQTTSSVFPQLFLGKVVTLDADKKVRITKNVEAGLNRLLSFQMANGGFSYWPGGDYGSDWGTSYAGHFMLKAEELGYTLPIGLKSAWLRYQKSEAKSWESSSYRNGVYYSRHDLLQAYRLFTLAEAEVPDLASMNRMREQNKLSPEAKWRLAAAYRLIGQTEVAEKLIENLGLEVEAYREHSGSFGSDTRDRAMILETLSLLNKRTEAFPLVQKLSAELSSNSWMSTQTTAFCLIGMAEFAGRGDSKELNISYSLNGGETEELSSNNPIIQIPLDLSSGKPKVKVNNLSDGVLYARVSISGIPETGDQTSAEKNLKMKITYKDMQGNSIDVKSLQQGTDFKVDVRIENPGVMENYEQMALTQIFPSGWEIVNTRFGDVDDVVKSDVPTYQDIRDDRVYTYFDLDRNKSKTFSITMNAAYVGKYYLPTVNCEAMYDDRIHARKPGRWVEVVK; encoded by the coding sequence ATGAGAAAAAGTTTCTACCTCCTGCTATCGCTGGCCATATTGATTCCTGCGATGTTTTCTTGTAAAGATAAAAAGAGTGTAAAACAGAAAGTTGATCCTGGTTTTGGGCAATATATTTCAGCTTTTACTTCCGGTGTTGTATCTGCAGAATCCGTAATTCAAATTCGTCTGGTAAATGATTACGATAAAAAAATTGAATCGGGTCAGGAGTTGGAAGAGGGAATTGTAAGCATTACACCTTCGATAAAAGGGAAAGTATATTGGAAAGATCCTCGGTGCTTCGAATTTCGCCCTGAAAGCCGAATGAAATCAGGTACACAATACCTGGTAAATGTAAAATTATCAGAATTGATGGAGGTGCCTTCTGAATTTGCGAATCTGAGATTTAATTTCCAAACCATAAAACAAAGCTTTGCTCTTACCGGAGAAGGATTGCAATCTTACGATAAAACAAATATGCTTTATCAGAAATACAAAGGATATATTACTACTGCCGATGTAATTTTTGATGATGAGATAGAATCCGTTTTGACAGCAAGCTTGAATTCGCAGAAAAAAAATATTGAATGGATGCATTCCGCTGATGGGAAACAACACCATTTTGTTGTTGATAGCTTGAAACGAGAAGAGGAGAAAGGTGAATTAAATTTAGAGTGGAATGGATCTTCAATTGGTGTGGATGAGAAAGGAGATAAAGAGGTGGAAATTCCGGCATTGAATGTTTTTAAGGTGATGAGCGCTAAGGTAATTCAGCAACCAGAACAATATTTGTCGATTCGTTTCTCCGATCCTTTGCAAAAGGATCAAGAATTGAATGGATTAATTCGTATTGAAGGGGTTTCTTCTTTGAAATTTATAGTGGAAGGGAATGAAGTCAGAGTTTATCCCAGTTATCGTTTATCTGGAACTAAAACGGTTCGTTTCGAAGAAGGAATTAAAAACGCAATGGAATACGCTTTGACGGAAAGCAAAAAAATGGAACTCACTTTTGAGGACATCAAACCAGCTGTTCGTTTAATAGGAAAGGGTGTTATTTCTCCTTCATCGCAAGGATTGATTTTACCCTTTGAAGCGGTTAGTTTAAAAGCTGTTGATTTACGGGTTGTCGAAATATTCGAGAACAATGTACATCAGTTTTTGCAGGATAATAGAATGGGCGAATCGGATAATATCAAAAGAGTAGCTCGGTTAATTTTGCAAAAAAAGATTGATTTAGGAACCAATCGTGCCGTTGATTTGAGGAAATGGAATGCCTATACTTTGGATATTTCAAATTATATTGATGTGAAGCCTGGATCGATTTACAGACTAGAATTGCGCTTTAGAAAAGAATATGCAATGTATGCATGTGGTTCAGAAGAGCAAGCTGAAGATCAATTAATTAATATGGATGATTTGGTTGCTGAACAGCAGTGGGAAAATGAAATGAATGAATGGGATAATCCAGGATGGTATCAGTCATACTATTATCCTTCCGGATATACTTGGAGAGAAGAAGATAATCCATGTCATGTATCATATTATTATAGTGGGCGTTTTGTGAGTCGAAATATATTTGCTTCCGACTTGGGAATTATTGCCAAAGGAGGAAATGATAATTCAATCACATTTGCTGTTTCCAATTTGATTACTGCAGAGCCTGAAGCTTCTGTTGAGCTGGAAGTGTATAACTACCAAAATCAATTAATGGCAAGAAGTAAAACGGATAAAGATGGCTTGACTAAGGTTCAATTGAATCGGAAACCATTTCTATTGGTTGCTAAAAAAGGAAATCAGCGTGCTTATCTGCGTTTGGATGATGGTTCGTCGCTTTCGCTAAGTAATTTTGATGTTGGCGGACAAGTCGTTCAAAAAGGAATAAAGGGGTATTTGTATGGTGAACGTGGTGTGTGGCGTCCAGGGGATAATCTATACCTGACTTTTGTATTGGAAGATTCGGAGAATCTATTGCCCGATAACCATCCCGTTGTTTTTGAATTGATTAATCCTCAAGGAAAAACGGTAACTCAAAAAGTGAGTACAGGAGGAGTAAAAGGCTTTTATTCTTTTGTTACACCAACCAACTCCGAAGCACCAACCGGTAATTGGTTAGCAAGAATAAAAGTGGGTGGTGCAACTTTTACTAAAACGATTAAAATTGAAACCGTTAAACCAAACAGACTGAAAATTAAACTCGATTTTGAATCAGAAGTTTTAAAGTCTTCTTTAGCGAATCAAAAAGCAAATTTGGAAGTGAAATGGCTTCACGGAGCTATTGCCCGCGATTTAAAATCAAACATTAGCTTGCGATTGACTCCTACTAAAACCTCATTTGATAAATATACGCGATATACTTTTGATGATCCTTCGAAAGAGTTTTATGCCGATGAACAAATTATTTTTGATGGAAAGGTAGATCAGGATGGAAAGGCAGTGGTTGATTTGAATTTGAAAGGAAATAAATCGGCTCCTGGAATGTTGAATGCCAATTTTATAACCCGCGTATTTGAAAAGGGTGGTGATTTTAGTATCGATATGCAAAGAGTAAAGTTTGCTCCTTATCAATCTTTTGTAGGTATTAAAATGCCGGAATCGGAGAGGGGTTGGTATTTAACGGATACAGATCATGAAGTGGAAATTGCTACGGTAAATTCCGATGGAGTACCTGTTGACCGAAAAGAACTGGAAGTAAAGGTGTATAAGATTGATTGGCGATGGTGGTGGGATGCCGGTGAGGAAAATTTGGCTTCCTATATTAGTCGTTCTTCAACAAGAATCGTATCTCATAAAAAGCTGAGCACAAAGCAAGGTAAAGCAACCTTTAAGCTCAATATAGAATACAACGACTGGAATGATTACGGACGTTATTTAATTCGGGTTACCGACCCTGTAAGTGGTCACTCAACTGGCGAAACAGCGTATTTTTCGAAATGGTATGGTCGCACACCTGAGGGGATGCCCGGCAATGCAAGCATGCTTTCTTTTACTTCTGATAAAGATAAATATCAGGTAGGCGAAAAGGCAACAGTAACAATCCCTTCTTCAAAATCAGGAAAGGCTTTGGTAAGTATCGAAACTGGAGCAAAGGTTTTGCAGGCTTTCTGGGTAGATACAAAATTGAAGGAATCAGAATTTTCCTTTGATATTACTCCGGAAATGGCTCCCAACGCATACGTGAGTGTGACTTTGATTCAGCCTCATGCACAAACAGAGAATGATTTGCCAATTCGGATGTATGGTGTTATTCCAATTTTGGTTGAAGATCCAAACACTCGCTTGAGTCCGGTAATTAAAATGCCTGATGTATTGGAACCTGAGAAAGAATTTGAGGTGACAGTATCGGAAAAAGATGGGAAAGCAATGACCTATACTTTGGCTGTGGTTGATGATGGCTTGCTTGATTTGACTCGTTTTAAAACACCAAATCCTTGGAATACTTTTTATGCAAGAGAAGCTCTTGGCGTGAAAACATGGGATATGTACGATTTTGTAATGGGTGCATTTGGCGCCAGATTGGAAAAAGCATTTGCAATTGGTGGTGATGAGGATGCGGGAAATAAGAAACAAGCCAAAGCCAATCGTTTTAAGCCTGTAGTGATGTTCTACGGTCCATATACATTGCATGCCGGTGATAGTAAATTGCACAAAATAACAATGCCTAATTACGTTGGATCTGTTCGTACTATGGTGGTTGCAGGAGATAATGGAGCTTATGGTTCTGCTGAAAAAACGAGTCCGGTTCGCAAGCCTTTAATGATATTGGCAACCTTACCAAGAGTGCTTGGTCCAGCTGAATCGGTAAAATTACCGGTCACTGTTTTTGCTATGGATCCTAAAATTAAGAATGTTAAGGTAAGAATTGAACCTAATGAATTTTTGATCAGCGAAAGTGGTCTTGAAAAGAGCCTTGTTTTTAAGGAAACAGGAGAGCAGGTAATTGATTTTGATCTGAAAGTAGCTTCCAAATTGGGAATTGCCAAAGTAAAAGTTTTTGCTGAAAGTGGAAATGTAAAAACGACTTACGAGATAGAATTGGATGTGCGGAATCCAAATCCTCGCGTTGTAAATGTAAACGACACCCTTTTAGAAGCAGGTGAAAGCTGGGCGGATTTATTGAATCTTCCTGGAATGAAAGGAACTAATAAAGGTATTTTGGAATTATCAAGCATTCCACCAATCGATTTTGGTCGTCGCTTAGAGTATCTTATCGGATATCCTCACGGATGTATTGAGCAGACAACTTCATCGGTTTTTCCTCAGTTGTTTTTGGGTAAAGTGGTGACTTTGGATGCGGATAAAAAGGTTCGGATCACTAAAAATGTTGAGGCTGGCTTAAATAGATTATTGAGTTTTCAAATGGCTAACGGCGGATTTAGCTACTGGCCGGGAGGAGATTATGGTAGCGATTGGGGAACTAGTTATGCTGGCCATTTTATGTTGAAGGCTGAGGAATTGGGATATACTTTACCTATTGGTTTGAAATCGGCATGGTTGCGATATCAAAAATCTGAAGCTAAAAGCTGGGAGAGCTCTTCTTATCGTAATGGTGTTTACTATTCTCGTCATGATTTGTTGCAGGCATATCGATTATTCACTCTTGCCGAAGCAGAGGTTCCTGATTTGGCCTCGATGAATAGAATGAGAGAACAAAACAAACTGTCTCCAGAAGCTAAATGGAGATTGGCTGCAGCTTATCGTTTAATTGGTCAAACTGAAGTTGCCGAGAAGCTGATTGAAAATTTGGGATTAGAAGTGGAAGCTTATCGTGAACATTCAGGCTCTTTTGGTTCTGATACCCGCGATAGGGCTATGATTCTGGAAACATTAAGTTTGCTTAATAAAAGAACAGAGGCTTTCCCATTGGTACAAAAATTATCAGCTGAATTATCAAGTAATTCATGGATGAGTACACAAACAACAGCCTTTTGTTTAATCGGAATGGCTGAGTTTGCGGGTCGCGGTGATTCGAAAGAATTAAATATTTCCTATTCCTTAAACGGTGGAGAAACAGAGGAATTGTCGAGCAATAACCCGATTATTCAAATTCCTTTGGATTTAAGTTCTGGCAAGCCTAAAGTAAAGGTAAATAACCTTTCTGATGGTGTTCTTTATGCGCGGGTAAGCATAAGTGGAATTCCGGAGACGGGAGATCAGACCTCAGCCGAAAAGAATCTGAAAATGAAGATTACTTACAAAGACATGCAGGGAAATTCAATTGATGTGAAGAGCTTGCAACAGGGAACTGATTTTAAAGTGGATGTTAGAATTGAAAATCCAGGTGTGATGGAGAATTATGAGCAAATGGCTTTAACCCAGATATTCCCATCGGGTTGGGAAATTGTAAATACTCGTTTCGGTGATGTTGATGATGTCGTAAAATCTGATGTGCCGACTTATCAGGATATCCGTGATGATCGTGTGTATACCTATTTCGATTTGGATCGAAACAAGAGCAAGACTTTCTCGATTACTATGAATGCTGCCTATGTTGGGAAATATTACCTGCCAACGGTAAACTGTGAAGCCATGTACGATGATCGTATCCATGCCCGCAAACCGGGGCGATGGGTTGAAGTTGTGAAATAG
- a CDS encoding NADP-dependent oxidoreductase encodes MKTIQLNSRPVGVPKLSDFKFVTEQQVQITDGEMLLKATHISVDPYLRGRMMEGKSYIEPFELNKAITSGMIAEVTESKLAGFSKGDFVSGMLEWKEVQVSKGEGLVKIDAKKAPLSSYLGVLGMTGLTAYFGLLEIGKPKAGETVVVSGAAGAVGSIVGQIAKIMGCRVVGIAGSDEKVEQLVSEFGFDAAINYNTAGSMAEAIAEACPDGVDVYFDNVGGEISDGVMMNLNRFARISVCGAISMYNATSVPMGPRVQPFLIKNSVLMQGFIIFNYVERWGEATPQLAKWLQEGKLKSTETIVEGFENTPQAFIDLFEGKNKGKMIVEV; translated from the coding sequence ATGAAAACAATACAATTAAATAGCAGACCAGTAGGTGTACCAAAATTATCCGATTTTAAATTTGTGACTGAACAGCAAGTGCAGATTACGGACGGAGAAATGCTTTTAAAAGCAACACATATTTCTGTCGATCCTTACTTAAGAGGTCGAATGATGGAAGGCAAATCGTATATCGAGCCTTTTGAGTTGAATAAAGCAATTACTTCGGGCATGATTGCCGAAGTAACTGAATCAAAATTGGCTGGTTTTAGCAAAGGTGATTTTGTATCAGGCATGCTGGAATGGAAAGAGGTTCAGGTATCAAAAGGCGAAGGCTTAGTAAAGATAGATGCGAAGAAAGCACCATTATCTTCTTACTTGGGAGTTTTGGGTATGACAGGTTTAACGGCTTATTTCGGATTGCTGGAAATCGGTAAGCCTAAAGCAGGAGAGACCGTTGTAGTTTCCGGAGCAGCAGGAGCTGTAGGAAGCATTGTGGGACAAATTGCAAAGATCATGGGCTGTCGTGTGGTTGGTATCGCCGGGAGTGATGAGAAAGTTGAGCAGCTGGTTTCGGAATTTGGTTTTGATGCTGCAATTAATTACAATACTGCCGGGAGTATGGCAGAGGCAATAGCAGAGGCTTGTCCTGATGGCGTAGATGTTTATTTCGACAATGTAGGCGGCGAAATATCTGATGGTGTGATGATGAATTTGAATCGTTTTGCACGAATCAGTGTTTGTGGTGCAATATCCATGTACAATGCCACCAGTGTGCCCATGGGACCAAGAGTGCAGCCATTTCTAATTAAGAACTCGGTGCTGATGCAAGGATTTATTATTTTCAATTATGTTGAAAGATGGGGCGAAGCGACTCCTCAATTGGCCAAATGGTTACAGGAAGGTAAATTAAAATCTACTGAAACAATTGTTGAAGGATTTGAGAATACTCCGCAGGCTTTTATCGATCTTTTCGAAGGAAAGAACAAGGGTAAAATGATAGTGGAAGTTTAA
- a CDS encoding DEAD/DEAH box helicase has translation MTFDKLEIIEPILKAIGAKGYTHPTPIQEKSIPILLRKRDLLGCAQTGTGKTAAFAIPILQHIFNDATPEKGRRRIKALVVTPTRELAIQIKDNFSEYGKYTGIKNTVIFGGVKQGAQTKALNAGVDVLVATPGRLLDLIGQGYVSLRDVKYFVLDEADQMLDMGFIHDIRKVIDMLPKRRQSLFFSATMPQSIVTLAGKILGNPDKVTIKPEQTTAEKVGQSLYYVSKKAKPKLLAFLLKTEDVESTLVFSRTKHGADKVVKGLIKVGIQAEAIHGNKSQNARQLALSNFKAGSTKVLVATDIAARGIDVSELSLVVNYDLPNIPETYVHRIGRTGRASASGNAISFCDTEERPYLKDIQKLIKQDIDVVKDHPFLPGGVEDNAVEDVKPDKRRQQPRSSKSSNSSRSSNPSRSSNSSKSSRTPNSSNSSKPSYSGNKEWRRGNTASKKRTE, from the coding sequence ATGACATTTGATAAATTAGAGATTATAGAGCCCATTCTAAAAGCGATTGGGGCTAAAGGTTATACACATCCCACTCCAATTCAGGAGAAATCAATACCAATTTTACTTCGAAAAAGAGATTTATTAGGTTGTGCACAAACAGGAACTGGTAAGACAGCAGCGTTTGCAATTCCAATTTTGCAGCACATTTTTAATGATGCAACACCGGAAAAAGGTCGTCGCAGAATTAAAGCTCTTGTAGTAACTCCAACACGTGAGTTGGCTATTCAGATTAAGGATAATTTTTCAGAGTATGGAAAGTATACAGGAATTAAAAATACAGTAATTTTTGGAGGGGTAAAACAGGGCGCTCAAACCAAGGCTTTAAATGCTGGCGTTGATGTGTTGGTTGCGACTCCAGGTAGATTGCTGGACTTAATAGGGCAAGGCTATGTCTCATTAAGAGACGTTAAATATTTCGTTTTAGATGAAGCAGATCAGATGCTCGATATGGGATTTATCCACGACATTAGAAAAGTCATCGATATGTTGCCTAAACGAAGACAATCATTGTTCTTTTCTGCAACAATGCCACAAAGTATTGTAACTCTTGCAGGTAAAATTTTAGGTAATCCTGATAAAGTAACAATAAAACCAGAGCAGACTACAGCTGAGAAGGTTGGACAATCTCTTTACTATGTGAGCAAAAAAGCAAAACCAAAATTGCTTGCTTTTCTGTTGAAAACGGAAGATGTAGAATCTACATTGGTGTTTTCGAGAACAAAACACGGAGCTGATAAGGTTGTTAAAGGATTGATTAAAGTAGGTATTCAGGCGGAAGCAATTCATGGGAATAAATCTCAGAATGCAAGACAGCTTGCTTTAAGTAATTTTAAAGCTGGCTCAACGAAAGTGCTTGTTGCTACAGACATAGCGGCACGAGGAATTGATGTTTCAGAATTGTCATTGGTGGTAAATTACGATTTGCCAAATATTCCAGAAACTTACGTTCATCGTATCGGAAGAACTGGTCGTGCAAGTGCCAGTGGTAATGCCATTTCTTTTTGTGATACAGAAGAAAGACCATATTTGAAGGATATCCAGAAGTTAATTAAGCAAGATATTGACGTGGTTAAGGATCATCCATTTCTTCCGGGTGGAGTTGAGGATAATGCAGTTGAGGATGTAAAACCAGATAAAAGAAGGCAACAGCCTAGGTCATCTAAATCTTCAAATTCTTCAAGATCGTCTAATCCTTCAAGATCATCGAATTCTTCAAAGTCTTCAAGAACGCCAAATTCTTCGAATTCTTCGAAACCGTCATATTCGGGAAACAAAGAATGGAGACGTGGTAATACTGCTTCCAAGAAACGAACTGAGTAA
- a CDS encoding NAD(P)H-binding protein: MGKTAIILGASGLTGKLLLNRLLEDETYVRVKIFTRRSLGLVHPKLKEFIGDLLSLEEFKKDFTGDEVFCCIGTTAKKTKDKVLYRKIDFGIPATAASLAKANGIKSFLVISALGANSESNVFYNKTKGEMEQAVLSQGIANTYILRPSLINGKRDEDRLGEKIGAILMKVLSPFLLGKWKMYRAIKAETIANALHALAQAKPDYKIIESDKIQEVGAYL, encoded by the coding sequence ATGGGAAAGACAGCAATCATATTAGGAGCAAGCGGATTAACAGGGAAACTTCTGTTGAATCGGCTTTTAGAAGATGAAACATATGTAAGAGTGAAAATTTTCACCCGCAGAAGCTTAGGTCTGGTTCATCCTAAGTTAAAAGAGTTCATTGGAGATCTGCTTAGTTTGGAAGAATTTAAGAAGGATTTTACCGGAGATGAAGTATTTTGTTGTATTGGAACTACGGCTAAGAAAACGAAGGATAAGGTCCTTTACAGGAAGATTGATTTTGGTATTCCTGCTACAGCGGCAAGTTTGGCTAAGGCAAATGGGATTAAAAGTTTCCTTGTAATTTCTGCTTTAGGAGCAAATTCAGAGAGCAATGTCTTCTACAATAAAACAAAAGGAGAAATGGAGCAGGCAGTTCTTAGTCAGGGGATTGCAAATACTTATATCTTAAGACCTTCTCTAATTAATGGAAAAAGAGATGAAGATCGATTGGGTGAAAAAATTGGAGCCATTCTCATGAAAGTGTTAAGTCCCTTTTTATTGGGGAAATGGAAAATGTATCGGGCGATTAAGGCAGAGACAATTGCAAATGCATTACACGCTTTGGCTCAGGCAAAACCAGATTATAAAATAATTGAATCAGACAAAATACAAGAGGTTGGGGCCTATCTTTAA